A window of the Microbacterium sp. LWH13-1.2 genome harbors these coding sequences:
- a CDS encoding isoprenyl transferase, giving the protein MSRDGQGRGPLYRLYTSRLRRHLDPASVPHHVAMMIDGNRRWARQLGYETPAEGHRAGAAKMREFLGWCDELGVRVVSLYLLSSDNLLKRDSAELADLIEIIAELAEALSQEPNWRVKHVGRSDILPPELARVLDDAQERTRDHTGLHVNLAVGYGGRNEIVDAVRSIVTSHQASGGTIEDLAAHLTPEMIGEHLYTGGQPDPDLVIRTSGEQRLSDFLLWQSAHSEFYFVEALGPDLRQVDFLRAIRDFADRDRRFGR; this is encoded by the coding sequence ATGTCACGTGATGGTCAGGGGCGGGGGCCGCTGTACCGGCTCTACACCAGCAGGCTGCGCCGCCACCTCGACCCGGCGTCCGTTCCTCACCATGTCGCGATGATGATCGACGGGAATCGGCGATGGGCCCGACAGCTCGGATACGAGACCCCGGCAGAGGGACACCGAGCAGGTGCCGCCAAAATGCGGGAGTTCCTCGGATGGTGCGACGAGCTCGGCGTGCGCGTCGTCTCGCTGTATCTGCTCTCCAGCGACAATCTGCTCAAACGCGACTCCGCAGAGCTGGCAGACCTCATCGAGATCATCGCGGAGCTCGCTGAGGCGCTGTCGCAGGAGCCCAACTGGCGTGTCAAGCACGTCGGGCGATCCGATATTCTGCCGCCGGAGCTCGCCAGGGTGCTCGACGACGCGCAGGAGCGCACGCGCGATCACACCGGACTCCATGTGAATCTCGCGGTCGGCTACGGCGGACGCAACGAGATCGTCGACGCGGTACGCAGCATCGTCACGTCGCATCAGGCCTCGGGCGGAACGATCGAGGATCTCGCCGCGCACCTCACGCCCGAGATGATCGGCGAGCACCTCTACACGGGCGGACAGCCTGATCCGGACCTCGTCATCCGCACGAGCGGTGAGCAGCGCCTGAGCGACTTCCTGCTCTGGCAGAGCGCCCACAGCGAGTTCTACTTCGTCGAGGCTCTCGGTCCGGATCTCAGGCAGGTCGACTTCCTGCGAGCGATCCGCGACTTCGCCGACCGCGATCGGCGTTTCGGGCGCTGA
- a CDS encoding aminotransferase class V-fold PLP-dependent enzyme: MSAFDAYLASFEGEPGYLNWAAFGPLSPSVREEVFADADLLASGRPSSLALVAERVGQAQDLVAEMLGAEPADITLQPSSTHGLMHALYGLSGSVIAGGAEFPSVSLTLERAAAASRGSLDPRWLTPADGRITPDAVADALDADVSALVLSHVDFRTGYRADLAALRELIGPDRLLIVDAVQSFGVLDVDYSAADVVVGHGYKWLRAGRGSGFAWFSPRARERIAPLLSGITGSSSAGLPVDELPAPAPTAQAYTVSGPDTLAAGRLAIGLRDMRDAGVATIEARLAEQVDEVLEIADRHGIPVISPRAREHRAGIVSLLPAEPAHLAAALANAGLVVTARGSSIRVAPHAGTDAATLAMLDEALQGHGTTR; encoded by the coding sequence GTGAGTGCTTTCGACGCCTACCTCGCCTCTTTCGAGGGTGAGCCGGGATATCTGAACTGGGCTGCCTTCGGGCCGCTGTCTCCTTCCGTCCGCGAGGAGGTGTTCGCCGACGCGGATCTGCTCGCGAGCGGTCGTCCCTCGTCGCTCGCGCTCGTGGCAGAGCGGGTCGGACAGGCACAGGATCTCGTCGCGGAGATGCTCGGGGCTGAGCCCGCGGATATCACCCTTCAGCCGTCCTCGACTCACGGCCTGATGCACGCCCTGTACGGGTTGAGCGGATCGGTCATCGCGGGTGGCGCCGAGTTCCCGAGCGTCAGCCTCACCCTCGAGCGTGCTGCCGCGGCATCGCGCGGATCGCTCGACCCGCGTTGGCTCACGCCGGCGGACGGACGCATCACGCCGGATGCCGTCGCCGACGCGCTCGACGCGGATGTCTCCGCTCTGGTGCTGAGCCACGTGGATTTCCGCACCGGCTATCGCGCCGACCTCGCGGCGCTGCGAGAGCTGATCGGTCCCGACCGTCTGCTGATCGTCGACGCCGTGCAGTCCTTCGGTGTGCTGGACGTCGACTACTCCGCAGCCGATGTCGTGGTCGGCCACGGATACAAGTGGCTCCGCGCCGGGCGCGGCAGCGGTTTCGCGTGGTTCTCGCCCCGCGCGCGGGAGAGGATCGCGCCGCTGCTCAGCGGCATCACAGGCTCATCGTCCGCGGGCCTTCCCGTCGACGAGCTCCCGGCTCCGGCACCGACAGCACAGGCCTACACGGTCAGCGGCCCCGACACGCTCGCGGCCGGTCGGCTCGCGATCGGCCTTCGAGACATGCGCGACGCCGGCGTGGCGACGATCGAGGCACGTCTCGCCGAGCAGGTCGACGAGGTCCTCGAGATCGCCGACCGGCACGGCATCCCGGTGATCTCCCCCCGCGCGCGAGAGCACCGTGCCGGCATCGTGTCGCTGCTGCCCGCCGAGCCCGCGCATCTCGCCGCGGCGCTGGCGAACGCGGGTCTCGTGGTCACCGCGCGCGGCTCATCTATCCGGGTGGCGCCCCACGCAGGCACGGATGCCGCCACGCTGGCGATGCTCGACGAGGCGCTTCAGGGACACGGCACCACCCGTTAA